In Ammoniphilus sp. CFH 90114, the DNA window CACCAACACCTACCACCAAACCAATACACAACACAAAAAAAACCAAGCCTTAGAGCAAGGCTTGGTTCCACAAATTAAATTAACTTCATATCTGCATAGAGAGGGAACTTCTCACACAGTCCCGCTACTCTTGCACGAGCTTCTTCTTTCTTCGCTTCGTCTTGAGGATTCTTCAACGTCAAGGCGATGATAGCCGCTACTTCCTTCATGGATTCAACATCAAAGCCACGGGAGGTAACCGCAGGAGTACCGATACGAACGCCACTTGTTACAAATGGACTAGCTGGGTCAAACGGAATCGTATTCTTGTTGGTTGTTACGCCTACTTCGTCAAGTAGATGCTCGGCTTCTTTACCCGTTAGGTTGAGGTTGCGAACATCGATTAGTACGAGGTGATTATCTGTTCCGTTAGATACGATCTTGATTCCTTCTTCTTTCAATGATTCAGCTAATTGATTCGCATTAGCCACTACATTCGCACTGTACTCTTTGAACTCAGGCTTAAGCGCTTCTCCAAAAGCAACCGCCTTCGCTGCAATCACATGCATCAATGGACCGCCCTGAACGCCAGGGAACATGGACTTATCAATCGCCTTAGCAAACTCTTCCTTACACAAGATCATACCGCCACGAGGTCCACGAAGCGTCTTATGAGTAGTTGTGGTTACAAAGTGTGCATGAGGGACAGGGTTTGGATGATGGCCTGTCGCAACTAATCCAGCAATGTGAGCCATATCTACCATAAAGTAAGCTCCAACTTCATCTGCGATTTCGCGCATTTTTACAAAATCAATCACACGAGGATAAGCACTCGCTCCCGCTACGATTAACTTTGGCTTGTGCTCTAATGCCTTCGCACGCACATCTTCATAATCGATAACATTCGTATCTGGAGTTACACCGTAATCTACGAAATTATAAAGGGTACCAGAGAAGTTAACTGGACTTCCATGGGTTAAGTGTCCACCGTGAGACAAATTCATACCTAGAACGGTGTCCCCTGGCTTAAGGATGGAGAAATAAACTCCCATATTTGCTTGTGCACCGGAATGAGGCTGAACGTTGGCATGCTCCGCACCGAATAATTGCTTTGCACGATCACGGGCTAATTCTTCTACGATATCCACATACTCACAACCACCATAATAACGACGACCTGGGTATCCTTCCGCATATTTGTTGGTCATCACAGTACCCAATGCTTCTAATACCGCTTCACTTACAAAATTCTCGGATGCAATAAGTTCAATCTTGTTTCTCTGTCTGCCTAACTCCTGATTAATAGCTTCTGCCACTTGTGGATCTTGCTTAGTTAAATATTGAAACATGACTTTCCCTCCGATTTCTATATTTATATTAAGTACAGCTTAGGTTTTGCGGCTTCTCCGGATAAACCGCTCGAGTTCCCCCAATTAACTTCGGGCGAGTATACGCCATCGTGACATGCGCATTCCCAATCTGGCGGATGGATGGTCGTAAAGGAACAGCCACGGATCTTAAGTGCATCCCGATAAACGTATCCCCGATATCAATGCCCGCATGGGCTTGTATCGATTCGACCACGGCAGGATGAGCGAGCTGTTGGAAGGCATGGGCTGCCATAGATCCTCCTGCCTTCGGCACAGGAACAACTGTCACTTCATCAAGGCGGAAGAGGTCCGCTGTTTCCTGCTCGACTACAAGTGCACGATTCAAGTGCTCACAGCATTGAAAAGCTAGGTGGAACGAAAACTTGGACTGATATTCCTTCAACACACGAAAGATCGTCTCAGCCGCCTGTTCGCTTCCGGACGTCCCAATTCGCTCTCCCATTACTTCGCTCGTGCTTGTTCCAATCACGAGAATCTGCCTAGAGCCCATAGGATAAGCAGCTAGGAGTTCCTCTATGACTGTTCGAACCTGCCGTTCTAATTCCGGTTGATTAGACATGCTCTTTAGCCTCGATATCTGCAATCTTATCTAGGCGCTGACTATGCCGTCCTCCGGTAAATTCCGTCTCAAGCCAAATCTTCACAATCTCTTGCGCTACACCTGGGCCAATAACGCGAGCCCCCATAGCCAACACGTTTGAATCATTATGTTCACGAGTAGCCTTAGCAGAGAACAAATCATGAACTAAAGCGCATCGAATGCCCTTAATCTTATTGGCTGCGATCGACATTCCAATTCCTGTTCCGCAAATTAAGATCCCTCGGTCACATTCGCCCCCAGCAACCTTGTCAGCAACAGGTAATGCGTAATCCGGATAATCTACGGACTGCTCACAATCGCACCCCACATCCACTACTTCCATGTTCATAGATTGAAGTAGCTTCTTGATTTCCTCTTTCAACTGAAAGCCGCCATGATCTGCACCTAGTGCGATTTTCAAAGCTATCTCCTCCGTTTTCAACATTTCATCCCTATTATACCCTATTATTCAAAAACCATATAGTCTTTTTTCTTAATATTAAACATAAAATTTATATATAATGTTCGTATTTTAGATAGTGAACCTACGAATGTGCTCTTGCAACTTTTCAGACTGACCACGCAGAACCTGACCTGCTGCTGAGATCTCCTCCATAAAGGCGGTCTGATCCTGAGCCGCCACCGCCACGGATTGTGCCCCTTCAGAAGTCTCTTCCGCAATCCTCGCCATTTCTCTTGCTTCTTCTAGGGCTTGCTTCATATTGGCCGTCTGATTCCCAACCATATGGACAATTTGATTTACAGCTTCCACAACACCATGAACAGATACAGAGATATCGCCGAGGGCCCTGCTGGTTTCTTCTCCTCGCTTAGATTCAAGTGTCGCCAACTTGACTTGCTCATTAATTTGCTTAACAGCCAAACCTACTTCCTGCTGAATCTCATGAATCAACTGATCAATCGCTTGTACCGCCTTTTTGCTTTCATCCGCTAATTTACGAACTTCTCCGGCTACAACCGCAAATCCACGGCCGTGTTCCCCTGCTCTAGCAGCTTCAATAGATGCATTCAGTGCCAGAAGATTCGTCTGCTCAGCCATTGTACCGACGAGCTTAGAGATATCACCGATCTGTTTCGCCTGCTCATCCAGTTTTCGTACAACCTCAATAGAAGATTCACTTTCCTTCGCCAAGTGGTGAAGCCCTTCAATCAGGGTTCCAGCTACCTTAGAACTCTTTTCAATTGTATGTACCATCTTCGAGGATAAATCTCTTGTTTGGTCAGCACTCTCATTGACTTGTTCAATCATATGATTAAGCTGCTCAAAGGAAACAGCCATGTGAGAGGTTGCCGCTGATTGCATCTGCGCCCCTTGAGCAATATCATCTATCGTCATTCCAATCTGCTCGGCTTGCAAAGCAGCCGAATGAGAAGCATGCGTCAATTCTTGTACATGTTCTCCCGTCTGACGAAAATTCTCTTCAATATCCTTCACCATCGCCTGTAAATTGCCTAACATCCGTTCAAATGCCAAGGCTAAAGAGCGAAGCTCATCTTTACCGCGTGGGATCTCTACCTTCACTCGAAGATCTCCTGTCGATACCATTTCTGCGGTCTTTTCTAATTGAACAATTGGCTTGGTCAACATACGAGCTGCTATCCAACCGAAGAAGGAAGACCACAACACTCCTTTAATAAGGACAACTGCCTGAAACATCCCAGGTGACATATACGTAAGAAAGAACCCCTCCAAAAACGTAAGGAAAAAAAAGCTTGTCCCATATGTAACTGCAGATAAAACAGCAATCCCAAGGACTATTTTTTTCTGTAAACCAAACCGAATCTTATTGCCCATGAAAAAGACTCCCCCATAAAAAATCGTTCTTAAATGTTAACTAATTCGTCCTTATCCGGGCAAAACCCTGCTACATTTTGTCGATTTTATCTTTAAGTTTCTCTAAGGCAGCATCCAACTCCGTCTCCGTTCTACGATAGACATCCAATGAACCGCCAAAAGGATCCATGATATCCATATCTCCGAGACCACCTATGTACTCTTTTAACGTGTAAAGCTTTCCTTGTGCTTCTGGAAATTGTCCTGCCACCACCTGTTTATGACTCATCGTCATCGTTAAAATGAGGTCGGCCCATGACACTAATTCAGACGTTACAGGCTGAGACGCATGTTGCGATTCTATTCCTCGAGCCCGTAAAATAGTGGAAGTATGGACAGAAGCTGGTGTCCCTGCATAAGCGGCAACACCAGCTGATTGCACCTCAACTTTTAGCCCTTCACGCTCTACCAGTTTTCTCATTAACCCCTCTGCCATCGGACTACGACAAGTATTCCCAGTACAAACAAACAACAGATTCATCGTTTTTTCACCTCAAAGCATGGATTATGTAAACCAACACTACACTGGCCGCCATCCCCCATAACGCGAACAACCGGTTATATCTAAGGGATGCTGGTCCAATTTCTTTCCAAACTATAAATCCCATCGCCCCAGCTGCAAAGGCGGTTCCCGCCGCCACCAGAAAAGGTGACCCGACAAAGAACTTTTGACCCAGCCAAGCTCCAAGAGGAATGCATAAACTTAATATGAAAGAGAGAAGCAATACCCATCTTTTCTTGACTCCAGCCATTGCAAGCGGAATCGCCATCCCAATTCCTTCGGGAATATTATGAATCGCAATGGATAAGGCTAGCAACACCCCGAGATGATTGTGCGTCTCGAACCCTGCGCCAATAGCGATCCCCTCAGGAATATTATGAAGCCCAATGGCTATAGCTATTAACATCCCAACACGATAGGATTCCGGCTTTTTGGGCTTAAGACTAACCCCATGACGAACTAGGTTTTCCAAGAATCCATAGATCCCTAGCATCATCGCTAACCCTAGCCCGAGACCAATTCCCACAGCCTGATAAGGCCCTTGCATGAAGGCTGTTGGAAGCAAATCAATAAGTACAATTAATACCATGATGCCCGATGATAAGCCTAAGTAGAAGGCAAGGATCTTCTTGCTTGGCTGACCAAACAACAGCGCGAGCGCAGCTCCAAACAGCGTGGTAAGTCCTGTGAGTGAACTTAGGATTAATAGCTCCATTATCTTCCACCTCCTAAAGCATAAACTTTATGCCAAAAGCAAAGATAATGACTCCGCCTAGCGCTTCGCCAAAACCACCTAACCGATGACCAACATGCTTGCCCAAGAGAAGCCCGCAACAAGTCATCGCCATTCCGATGATCCCGAATATAAGTACGGCTAAGATAATATCCGTCTTGAATAAACCAAATGATAATCCAACAGAAAGGGCATCAACACTCACGCTAAGAGCAAACAAAAGAAGTCCGAACCCCTCGGTCTTATAATTGGTTCGCTCTCCTTCAACCTGAAATATAGACCCCCAGATCATATTTGCACCTAAGAAACAAAGAATCAGCCCCCCAATAAAGGTGGCCACATCCCCGACTACAGAGGATAAAAACTTACCGCTTCCGATTCCAATGAGTGGCATAATGACATGAAACAAACCAATCAATAAGCTAACCTTAGCAATAGTTCGCAACCGAATTCTCAGCATTCCCATTCCTATTCCTAAGGAGAATGCATCCATTCCAAGTGCTATCCCGATCATGAGGATGGTATAAAATTGCCCCCATTGGATGATGTCCCATTCCATTCGATCCCCTCCAGCATATCCCTTGTCTCCTCAAGAATATGCGGACAGGTTAGGAAAGATGCTTACCCTAGTCCACTTCCGCGCGATAAATCCGATGTCCCGCCGCCTTGTTTAACCGATTCATGATAGCCAAGCCCACTCCCTTGGACGGAAATGATTCGGCAAGAATATAATCAATCCTTTGTTGATCAAAGGAGCGCAAAGCATCATAGAGAGAACGCGCCACCGTCGCCAAGTCTTCACGAGCACCACAGATGACCACTACATCAGCTTCCGCGTAGTTATGCTTTGTTTCCTCCGTGGCTAATACCCCCACTCGGCGTCCAGACTCCTTAGCTTGTCCAATTAAGGAACGAATCGTCTCTTGCTGCTTTTCTAAGGTTTCTTCTTGAATAATCCACATTTCCCCTTGAGGGGCATAATGCTGATATTTCATTCCAGGAGATCTTGGCTTATCTTCTTCTTCCATTAATCCTGGATCAAGAAGAACCAGACCTACTACGGATTCAAGTTGCTCTTTGGTTACTCCCCCAGGGCGCAAGATCATAGGTGGGTCCATCGTTACATCGAGTACCGTTGATTCCACCCCAACTCCTGTTGGACCACCATCCACAATCCCTGCAATACGTCCTTCAAGGTCCTCCTGTACATGCTCTGCTGTTGTCGGACTCGGACGCCCTGAGCGATTCGCGCTCGGTGCAGCTATAGGTACCCCAGCCTTCTCAATGAGAGCTAAGGCTATCGGATGATCCGGCATCCGAATACCAACCGTATCGAGCCCCGCCGTCACTTCTGGAGCAATCCCCTCTTTTCGAGGCAGAATAAAGGTGAGAGGACCTGGCCAAAAAGCATCCATGAGCTTTTCAGCTTTCTCAGGTAACGCTAAAACAAGGTTATCCAGATCCTTCCTGTGGGCAATGTGGATAATTAGCGGGTTGTCGCTTGGCCTCCCCTTAGCTTCGAAAATCTTACAAACGGCGCTAGATGACAAGGCATTCGCCCCTAGACCGTAGACTGTCTCCGTAGGAAAAGCAACAACCTCGTTTAAGGCTAATAGCTTCGCTGGTTCCTCAAGTTGTGGATAAAGCCGTTCATTTCCCACAGAGTTATCCACACACCATTTTTTTGTCTGATAATGAATCATGTTCGCTTCCAT includes these proteins:
- a CDS encoding manganese efflux pump MntP family protein; this translates as MEWDIIQWGQFYTILMIGIALGMDAFSLGIGMGMLRIRLRTIAKVSLLIGLFHVIMPLIGIGSGKFLSSVVGDVATFIGGLILCFLGANMIWGSIFQVEGERTNYKTEGFGLLLFALSVSVDALSVGLSFGLFKTDIILAVLIFGIIGMAMTCCGLLLGKHVGHRLGGFGEALGGVIIFAFGIKFML
- a CDS encoding methyl-accepting chemotaxis protein, which gives rise to MGNKIRFGLQKKIVLGIAVLSAVTYGTSFFFLTFLEGFFLTYMSPGMFQAVVLIKGVLWSSFFGWIAARMLTKPIVQLEKTAEMVSTGDLRVKVEIPRGKDELRSLALAFERMLGNLQAMVKDIEENFRQTGEHVQELTHASHSAALQAEQIGMTIDDIAQGAQMQSAATSHMAVSFEQLNHMIEQVNESADQTRDLSSKMVHTIEKSSKVAGTLIEGLHHLAKESESSIEVVRKLDEQAKQIGDISKLVGTMAEQTNLLALNASIEAARAGEHGRGFAVVAGEVRKLADESKKAVQAIDQLIHEIQQEVGLAVKQINEQVKLATLESKRGEETSRALGDISVSVHGVVEAVNQIVHMVGNQTANMKQALEEAREMARIAEETSEGAQSVAVAAQDQTAFMEEISAAGQVLRGQSEKLQEHIRRFTI
- a CDS encoding ZIP family metal transporter; translation: MELLILSSLTGLTTLFGAALALLFGQPSKKILAFYLGLSSGIMVLIVLIDLLPTAFMQGPYQAVGIGLGLGLAMMLGIYGFLENLVRHGVSLKPKKPESYRVGMLIAIAIGLHNIPEGIAIGAGFETHNHLGVLLALSIAIHNIPEGIGMAIPLAMAGVKKRWVLLLSFILSLCIPLGAWLGQKFFVGSPFLVAAGTAFAAGAMGFIVWKEIGPASLRYNRLFALWGMAASVVLVYIIHALR
- the glyA gene encoding serine hydroxymethyltransferase → MFQYLTKQDPQVAEAINQELGRQRNKIELIASENFVSEAVLEALGTVMTNKYAEGYPGRRYYGGCEYVDIVEELARDRAKQLFGAEHANVQPHSGAQANMGVYFSILKPGDTVLGMNLSHGGHLTHGSPVNFSGTLYNFVDYGVTPDTNVIDYEDVRAKALEHKPKLIVAGASAYPRVIDFVKMREIADEVGAYFMVDMAHIAGLVATGHHPNPVPHAHFVTTTTHKTLRGPRGGMILCKEEFAKAIDKSMFPGVQGGPLMHVIAAKAVAFGEALKPEFKEYSANVVANANQLAESLKEEGIKIVSNGTDNHLVLIDVRNLNLTGKEAEHLLDEVGVTTNKNTIPFDPASPFVTSGVRIGTPAVTSRGFDVESMKEVAAIIALTLKNPQDEAKKEEARARVAGLCEKFPLYADMKLI
- a CDS encoding L-threonylcarbamoyladenylate synthase, whose amino-acid sequence is MIHYQTKKWCVDNSVGNERLYPQLEEPAKLLALNEVVAFPTETVYGLGANALSSSAVCKIFEAKGRPSDNPLIIHIAHRKDLDNLVLALPEKAEKLMDAFWPGPLTFILPRKEGIAPEVTAGLDTVGIRMPDHPIALALIEKAGVPIAAPSANRSGRPSPTTAEHVQEDLEGRIAGIVDGGPTGVGVESTVLDVTMDPPMILRPGGVTKEQLESVVGLVLLDPGLMEEEDKPRSPGMKYQHYAPQGEMWIIQEETLEKQQETIRSLIGQAKESGRRVGVLATEETKHNYAEADVVVICGAREDLATVARSLYDALRSFDQQRIDYILAESFPSKGVGLAIMNRLNKAAGHRIYRAEVD
- a CDS encoding low molecular weight protein arginine phosphatase, encoding MNLLFVCTGNTCRSPMAEGLMRKLVEREGLKVEVQSAGVAAYAGTPASVHTSTILRARGIESQHASQPVTSELVSWADLILTMTMSHKQVVAGQFPEAQGKLYTLKEYIGGLGDMDIMDPFGGSLDVYRRTETELDAALEKLKDKIDKM
- the rpiB gene encoding ribose 5-phosphate isomerase B codes for the protein MKIALGADHGGFQLKEEIKKLLQSMNMEVVDVGCDCEQSVDYPDYALPVADKVAGGECDRGILICGTGIGMSIAANKIKGIRCALVHDLFSAKATREHNDSNVLAMGARVIGPGVAQEIVKIWLETEFTGGRHSQRLDKIADIEAKEHV
- a CDS encoding TIGR01440 family protein, whose product is MSNQPELERQVRTVIEELLAAYPMGSRQILVIGTSTSEVMGERIGTSGSEQAAETIFRVLKEYQSKFSFHLAFQCCEHLNRALVVEQETADLFRLDEVTVVPVPKAGGSMAAHAFQQLAHPAVVESIQAHAGIDIGDTFIGMHLRSVAVPLRPSIRQIGNAHVTMAYTRPKLIGGTRAVYPEKPQNLSCT